In Actinoplanes derwentensis, the following proteins share a genomic window:
- a CDS encoding PAS domain-containing protein: protein MLTAIGWALLGAVSVGAILYGVRRHRPARRAPWLLLAGSLAALAAGDVLYESDRLQALADTIYLVMFALVAMSLHQFTRGGSLLVDRARLIDLIAFACAAMLVVWVFVIGSASRFQTVSPADVIGDLLLIVVAIRLLTADRRNIAAGLLVTGGLAMLTGDVLYPLTRENPVTELAFVALYLMWGASALHPSMARLTEPQPVQLSPWRFRDTTLLALSAATPPLVLVIEALSGTVHNGVVIAVTGAITLLLTITRLADAVQQHSQALTRERALRAANTALVAAADPPAVEAAVRAAVAHLLPAGAVGRVVLATDDAALTAALDSSGVPAGAGTRSWWTGDHTLICPLRLEPLAVARPSGGALVVAGRRDALIAGRDSLEVLAGETALALDRITLVEAVGRRDSDLYLRAVTGNTAEIMAVVDSDHRIRYASPGLRRLAGVEEMPPLTAFDELIHPDDQEAVRRALRAEGDGKVFCALPRPDGTQVLAEVRYRDLRADRLVQGLVVTLRVVGSRSDVVEPAPHHEHQGGLPAWENRRSAQHKFRY from the coding sequence GTGCTGACGGCGATCGGATGGGCTCTACTGGGGGCGGTGAGCGTCGGCGCCATTCTCTACGGTGTGCGCCGCCACCGCCCGGCTCGGCGTGCCCCCTGGCTGCTGCTGGCCGGCTCGCTCGCAGCGCTGGCCGCCGGCGACGTGCTGTATGAGTCGGACCGTCTGCAGGCCCTCGCCGACACCATCTACCTGGTGATGTTCGCCCTGGTCGCGATGAGCCTGCACCAGTTCACCCGGGGTGGCTCGCTGCTTGTCGACCGGGCCCGCCTGATCGACCTGATCGCCTTCGCCTGCGCCGCGATGCTCGTCGTCTGGGTCTTCGTGATCGGCTCGGCGAGCAGATTCCAGACCGTCTCCCCCGCCGATGTGATCGGTGACCTGCTGCTGATCGTGGTCGCGATCCGGCTGCTCACCGCCGACCGGCGCAACATCGCGGCGGGCCTGCTGGTCACCGGCGGCCTGGCGATGCTCACCGGCGACGTCCTCTACCCGCTCACCCGGGAGAACCCGGTCACCGAGCTGGCGTTCGTGGCGCTCTACCTGATGTGGGGCGCGTCCGCGTTGCACCCGTCGATGGCCCGGCTCACCGAACCGCAGCCGGTCCAGCTGTCGCCGTGGCGGTTCCGCGACACCACCCTGCTCGCTCTCTCCGCAGCCACCCCGCCGCTGGTGCTGGTGATCGAGGCGCTCTCCGGGACGGTCCACAACGGTGTCGTGATCGCCGTCACCGGCGCGATCACCCTGCTGCTCACCATCACCCGGCTCGCCGACGCCGTCCAGCAGCACAGCCAGGCCCTCACCCGCGAACGTGCGCTGCGCGCGGCGAACACCGCCCTGGTCGCGGCCGCCGACCCACCGGCCGTCGAGGCAGCGGTCCGGGCCGCGGTCGCCCATCTACTGCCCGCCGGCGCGGTCGGCCGGGTCGTTCTCGCCACCGACGACGCCGCGCTCACCGCCGCTCTCGACAGCTCGGGAGTGCCCGCCGGGGCCGGTACCCGAAGCTGGTGGACCGGTGATCACACTCTCATCTGTCCACTGCGTCTGGAACCACTCGCCGTGGCCCGGCCCAGTGGCGGTGCCCTGGTCGTCGCCGGCCGCCGGGACGCGCTCATCGCCGGACGGGACTCGCTCGAAGTGCTGGCCGGGGAGACCGCACTGGCCCTGGACCGGATCACCCTGGTCGAGGCGGTCGGCCGCCGGGACAGCGACCTCTACCTGCGGGCGGTCACCGGCAACACCGCCGAGATCATGGCAGTGGTCGACTCCGACCACCGGATCCGGTACGCCAGCCCCGGGCTGCGCCGTCTGGCCGGCGTCGAGGAGATGCCCCCGCTCACCGCTTTCGACGAGCTGATCCACCCCGACGATCAAGAGGCGGTACGCCGGGCGCTGCGAGCCGAGGGCGACGGCAAGGTGTTCTGTGCCCTGCCCCGGCCGGACGGCACTCAAGTGCTGGCCGAGGTTCGCTATCGGGATCTGCGCGCCGACCGGCTCGTCCAGGGCCTGGTGGTGACCCTGCGGGTGGTCGGCAGCCGCAGCGACGTGGTCGAACCGGCACCGCATCACGAGCATCAGGGTGGACTGCCGGCCTGGGAGAACCGCCGCAGTGCCCAGCACAAGTTCCGGTACTGA
- a CDS encoding GlsB/YeaQ/YmgE family stress response membrane protein, with protein sequence MEFTLTGIIVALIVGLVIGALGRLVVPGKQNIPLWLTMVVGVVAALLGTVIARAAGVADTAGFDWIEFAFQVVLAAIGVALVAGVGSRRRLTR encoded by the coding sequence ATGGAGTTCACGCTCACCGGAATCATCGTGGCCCTGATCGTCGGCCTCGTCATCGGCGCTCTCGGCCGGCTCGTGGTACCCGGCAAGCAGAACATCCCGCTGTGGCTGACCATGGTCGTCGGTGTCGTCGCCGCGCTGCTGGGCACGGTCATCGCCCGCGCCGCCGGTGTCGCCGACACCGCCGGTTTCGACTGGATCGAGTTCGCGTTCCAGGTCGTTCTGGCCGCCATCGGTGTCGCCCTGGTCGCCGGCGTCGGCAGCCGTCGCCGTCTGACCCGCTGA
- the lepA gene encoding translation elongation factor 4 — translation MPGPLDPGVNVIGSTDPSRIRNFCIIAHIDHGKSTLADRMLQITGVVDPRQMRAQYLDRMDIERERGITIKSQAVRMPWTVREGGKQGETAVLNMIDTPGHVDFTYEVSRSLAACEGAVLLVDAAQGIEAQTLANLYLAMENDLRIIPVLNKIDLPAAQPEKYAEELAKLIGCEPSDVLRVSGKTGVGVDHLLDEIVRQFVAPVGDAEAPARAMIFDSVYDVYRGVVTYVRVIDGRISARDKIKMMSTGAVHELLEIGVVSPEMEKAGALGVGEVGYLITGVKDVRQSKVGDTITGSLRPAKDALGGYKEPRPMVYSGLYPIDGSDYPALRDALDKLKLNDAALTYEPETSAALGFGFRVGYLGLLHLEIIGERLEREFNLDLISTAPNVVYQVFTEDAKESIVTNPSEFPEGKIAEIHEPVVRATVLVPNEYVGAVMELCQSRRGNLLGMEYLSSERVELRYMLPLAEIIFDFFDQLKSKTKGYASLDYEPSGEQAADLVKVDILLHGEPVDAFSAIVHKDKAYAYGTSIAAKLQKLIPRQQFEVPIQAAIGSRIIARETIRAIRKDVLAKCYGGDISRKRKLLEKQKEGKKRMKMVGRVEVPQEAFIAALSTSDSADAKGATKK, via the coding sequence GTGCCTGGACCGCTCGACCCCGGCGTGAACGTGATCGGATCGACCGATCCCAGCCGCATCCGCAACTTCTGCATCATCGCCCACATCGACCACGGCAAGTCGACGCTGGCCGACCGGATGTTGCAGATCACCGGGGTGGTCGACCCGCGCCAGATGCGCGCGCAGTACCTCGACCGGATGGACATCGAACGCGAGCGCGGCATCACCATCAAGTCGCAGGCCGTGCGGATGCCCTGGACGGTCCGTGAGGGCGGCAAGCAGGGTGAGACCGCCGTCCTCAACATGATCGACACCCCGGGGCACGTCGACTTCACCTATGAGGTCTCCCGCAGTCTGGCGGCCTGTGAGGGTGCGGTCCTGCTGGTGGACGCCGCGCAGGGGATCGAGGCGCAGACTCTCGCCAACCTGTACCTGGCGATGGAGAACGACCTCCGCATCATCCCGGTGCTCAACAAGATCGACCTGCCGGCGGCGCAGCCGGAGAAGTACGCTGAGGAGCTGGCCAAGCTGATCGGCTGTGAGCCGTCCGACGTGCTGCGGGTGTCCGGCAAGACCGGCGTCGGCGTCGATCACCTGCTGGACGAGATCGTCCGGCAGTTCGTGGCGCCGGTCGGCGACGCGGAGGCCCCGGCCCGAGCGATGATCTTCGACTCGGTGTACGACGTCTATCGCGGCGTCGTCACCTACGTGCGGGTGATCGACGGCCGGATCAGCGCACGCGACAAGATCAAGATGATGTCCACCGGCGCGGTGCACGAGCTGCTGGAGATCGGTGTCGTCTCGCCGGAGATGGAGAAAGCCGGCGCCCTCGGTGTCGGCGAGGTCGGTTACCTGATCACCGGTGTGAAGGACGTCCGCCAGTCGAAGGTCGGCGACACCATCACCGGCAGTCTCCGCCCGGCCAAGGACGCGCTCGGCGGTTACAAGGAGCCGAGGCCGATGGTCTACTCGGGTCTGTACCCGATCGACGGCTCGGACTACCCGGCGCTGCGTGACGCCCTCGACAAGCTGAAGCTGAACGACGCCGCGCTCACTTACGAGCCGGAGACGTCGGCGGCGCTCGGTTTCGGGTTCCGGGTCGGTTACCTGGGCCTGCTGCACCTGGAGATCATCGGCGAGCGGCTGGAGCGCGAGTTCAACCTCGACCTGATCTCCACCGCGCCGAACGTGGTCTACCAGGTGTTCACCGAGGACGCGAAAGAGTCGATCGTCACGAACCCGAGCGAGTTCCCCGAGGGCAAGATCGCGGAGATCCACGAGCCGGTCGTACGAGCGACGGTCCTGGTGCCGAACGAGTACGTGGGCGCCGTCATGGAGCTGTGCCAGAGCCGTCGCGGCAACCTGCTCGGCATGGAGTACCTGTCCTCCGAACGGGTGGAGCTGCGCTACATGCTCCCGCTCGCCGAGATCATCTTCGACTTCTTCGACCAGTTGAAGAGCAAGACCAAGGGCTACGCGTCACTCGACTACGAGCCCTCCGGTGAGCAGGCCGCCGACCTGGTGAAAGTGGACATCCTGCTGCACGGTGAGCCGGTGGACGCGTTCAGTGCGATCGTGCACAAGGACAAGGCGTACGCCTACGGCACCAGCATCGCCGCCAAGCTGCAGAAACTCATTCCGCGCCAGCAGTTCGAGGTGCCGATCCAGGCGGCCATCGGCTCCCGGATCATCGCCCGCGAGACGATCCGTGCCATCCGCAAGGACGTGCTCGCGAAGTGTTACGGCGGTGACATCAGCCGCAAGCGGAAGCTGCTGGAGAAGCAGAAGGAAGGCAAGAAGCGGATGAAGATGGTCGGCCGGGTGGAGGTCCCCCAGGAGGCCTTCATCGCCGCGCTCTCCACTTCTGACTCCGCGGACGCCAAGGGGGCGACAAAAAAATAG
- a CDS encoding DUF4240 domain-containing protein, protein MRTDDFWAVIDRATADRPASPAEVAERAVAELAAVDPEEIVAWGLHLEKVMVASGTEDLWAAAYLINSGADEAGFDAFRGWLIAHGRKAVAAAVQKPDVLANVAVIKEAADTGAVFEAEEVLGIAERAYQQATGSPLPSGARPRTRPEVADLWDFDNEDEMRRRLPKLSALFLEPPM, encoded by the coding sequence ATGCGAACCGACGATTTCTGGGCGGTCATCGACCGTGCCACCGCCGACCGGCCGGCTTCCCCCGCCGAGGTGGCCGAGCGTGCCGTCGCCGAGCTGGCCGCCGTCGACCCCGAGGAGATCGTCGCCTGGGGCCTGCACCTGGAGAAGGTGATGGTCGCCTCCGGCACGGAGGATCTGTGGGCCGCGGCCTATCTGATCAACAGTGGTGCCGACGAGGCCGGGTTCGACGCGTTCCGGGGCTGGCTGATCGCGCACGGGCGCAAGGCGGTGGCCGCCGCCGTGCAGAAACCCGATGTGCTCGCCAACGTGGCCGTGATCAAGGAGGCCGCCGACACCGGCGCGGTCTTCGAGGCCGAGGAGGTGCTCGGGATCGCGGAGCGGGCTTATCAGCAGGCCACCGGGTCGCCGCTGCCGTCCGGCGCGCGACCACGGACCAGGCCCGAGGTGGCCGACCTGTGGGATTTCGACAACGAGGACGAGATGCGCCGCCGTCTGCCCAAGCTGTCCGCCCTGTTCCTGGAGCCCCCGATGTGA
- a CDS encoding phosphotransferase, which produces MRPITLPDVSYDATAVRPSWSDLPETVRESITARLGSPVSVARSAGGGFTRAFAALLDTEAGTRAFVKAAPLNDPTSQWYAREAALTAALPHEVTAARPLWTLTESDYFVLALEPVDGRIPELPWTQADLDTTLRAWSAAATALAYPPPRLLEIGMPTLPDILRAEMSWWSLIARKREPMPGPATRTIAPQRLTELARLERALPALAAGDGMCHGDLRVDNVLIDSGGRAWICDWTWPCLGAPWFDTVTLLVSAYASGLNTDAVLRAWGAPDEGVDGALAALAGYWLGRAGGSPSSASPHSRQHQRFSGEQALAWLAERRGWTGAPAPEKRRWLRR; this is translated from the coding sequence ATGCGGCCGATCACTCTGCCCGACGTTTCGTACGATGCGACCGCCGTACGACCGTCATGGTCTGACCTGCCGGAAACCGTGCGTGAATCGATCACCGCGCGCCTCGGCTCTCCGGTGTCCGTCGCGCGCAGCGCCGGTGGCGGTTTCACCCGGGCCTTCGCCGCGCTGCTGGATACCGAGGCCGGGACCAGGGCATTCGTGAAGGCGGCGCCGTTGAACGACCCGACGTCGCAGTGGTACGCCCGGGAGGCAGCCCTCACCGCCGCCCTCCCTCACGAGGTGACCGCCGCCCGCCCACTCTGGACTCTGACCGAATCTGACTATTTCGTGCTCGCCCTGGAACCGGTCGACGGCCGGATCCCGGAACTCCCCTGGACCCAGGCCGACCTGGACACCACGCTGCGCGCCTGGTCGGCGGCGGCGACCGCGCTCGCCTATCCGCCGCCCCGGCTCCTGGAGATCGGCATGCCCACGCTGCCGGACATCCTGCGTGCGGAGATGAGCTGGTGGTCACTGATCGCCCGGAAACGCGAGCCGATGCCCGGCCCGGCGACCCGGACGATCGCCCCGCAGCGCCTCACCGAACTGGCGCGCTTGGAACGAGCCCTGCCCGCGCTGGCCGCCGGTGACGGCATGTGCCACGGCGATCTGCGGGTCGACAACGTACTGATCGACTCCGGCGGCCGGGCCTGGATCTGTGACTGGACCTGGCCGTGCCTGGGCGCGCCCTGGTTCGACACGGTCACGCTGCTGGTCAGCGCCTATGCCAGTGGTCTGAACACCGATGCGGTGCTGCGGGCCTGGGGCGCTCCCGACGAGGGGGTCGATGGGGCGCTGGCGGCGCTGGCCGGGTACTGGCTGGGCCGAGCCGGTGGCAGCCCGAGCAGCGCGTCTCCGCACAGCCGTCAGCACCAGCGGTTCAGCGGCGAACAGGCACTCGCCTGGCTCGCCGAACGCCGCGGCTGGACCGGCGCTCCCGCTCCGGAGAAGCGGCGCTGGCTACGTCGCTGA
- the rpsT gene encoding 30S ribosomal protein S20 has protein sequence MANIKSQIKRNRQNEKARLRNKSVKSSLKTVIRKLHEASDSGNVESATALLRDASRKLDKAVSKGVIHKNQAANRKSAIAKKIASLSA, from the coding sequence GTGGCGAACATCAAGTCCCAGATCAAGCGCAACCGGCAGAACGAGAAGGCCCGTCTGCGCAACAAGTCGGTCAAGTCTTCGCTGAAGACCGTGATCCGCAAGCTGCACGAGGCGAGTGACTCGGGCAACGTCGAGTCGGCCACCGCGCTGCTGCGTGACGCCTCGCGTAAGCTGGACAAGGCTGTCAGCAAGGGCGTCATCCACAAGAACCAGGCGGCCAACCGCAAGTCGGCCATCGCCAAGAAGATCGCCTCGCTGTCCGCCTGA
- the holA gene encoding DNA polymerase III subunit delta, whose protein sequence is MLHVNAAPPPSLLLVQGDEELLAARAVAEAVEAARAAEPGADVRDYEAGSLVPGEVAEMLSPSLFGGRRVLTIRNGQDVRKDLSTVLLAYAKNPDPDVTLIVTHVGGAKGKAFADGLRAAGATVVPVMKFKKDTERTAFVRNEFRRHGARCDESAAAALLQAVGNDLREIAAACSQLLADTDGKITEAVVARYYKGRAEVTGFAVADAAMVGDLPGALEALRWALHVGVDPVPIADALADGIRTVARVASAGRGNPYQLASSLGMPAWKIEKAQARSRGWTPEGLVDAMRAAADCNAAVKGGAEDRGYALEQTVFAITAARRDGGTR, encoded by the coding sequence ATGTTGCACGTGAATGCCGCGCCGCCCCCCTCGCTGCTCCTCGTCCAAGGTGATGAGGAGTTGCTCGCCGCTCGTGCCGTCGCCGAGGCGGTCGAAGCTGCGCGGGCCGCCGAGCCCGGGGCGGACGTCCGGGACTATGAGGCGGGTTCACTGGTCCCCGGCGAGGTCGCCGAGATGCTGAGCCCGTCACTGTTCGGTGGGCGCCGGGTCCTCACCATCCGTAACGGGCAGGACGTGCGTAAAGACCTCAGCACCGTCCTGTTGGCCTATGCGAAGAACCCCGACCCCGACGTCACCCTGATCGTCACGCACGTGGGCGGGGCCAAGGGCAAGGCGTTCGCCGACGGGCTGCGGGCGGCCGGAGCCACGGTCGTGCCCGTGATGAAGTTCAAGAAGGACACCGAGCGCACCGCTTTCGTCCGCAACGAGTTCCGCCGGCATGGCGCCCGGTGTGACGAGTCCGCCGCGGCCGCGCTGCTCCAGGCGGTCGGCAACGACCTGCGAGAGATCGCGGCCGCCTGTTCGCAGTTGCTCGCCGACACCGACGGCAAGATCACCGAAGCCGTGGTCGCGCGGTACTACAAAGGCCGCGCCGAAGTGACCGGCTTCGCGGTGGCCGACGCCGCGATGGTCGGCGACCTGCCCGGCGCGCTGGAGGCCCTGCGCTGGGCCCTACACGTCGGTGTCGACCCGGTGCCGATCGCCGACGCCCTCGCCGACGGCATCCGGACCGTCGCGCGGGTCGCCTCTGCCGGCCGCGGCAACCCTTATCAGCTGGCGAGTTCCCTCGGCATGCCCGCGTGGAAGATCGAGAAGGCACAGGCCCGCAGCCGCGGCTGGACCCCGGAAGGCCTGGTCGACGCCATGCGCGCCGCCGCCGACTGCAACGCCGCGGTCAAGGGCGGCGCCGAGGACCGGGGCTACGCCCTGGAGCAGACGGTCTTCGCCATCACCGCGGCCCGCCGTGACGGAGGCACCCGATGA
- a CDS encoding ComEC/Rec2 family competence protein, with protein MRGVSPEPGKVPDLRLAGFTVGLWLAALGALHLPAGGGLAVGAAGLTIAASLVLAPMIRARPDGWWVRAGRWIAVAVVLGAGCGALATAARVSVREAPVLAGLVRSGATVQAEMVVRDDPRALAATAGPPTYLVAVDLETVVAEDAAPIRLSARGLVLGSDPGWRGLLPGQRVTATGRLMPPRPGDLRAAVLSVRKAPVLTGRPSWAQRAAGVLRAGLQRACEPLPDDSGGLLPGLVVGDTSRLDPGLEEDFRTTGMTHLTAVSGTNVAIVVGVVLFVVRRAGAGPVLCAILCVVALAGFVILARPSPSVIRAAAMGAIGLLGLATGRPRAAVPALAAGAAVLLIADPELASDPGFALSVLATAGLLLIAPVWRDGLRRRGCPAGMAEALAVPAAAQIACSPVVAAISGTVSLVALPANLVAVPAIAPATLFGVAAAVLSPVWPAAAEFIAWIGHWPTEWLVLIARIGARVPAGALPWPDGAFGGLLLALLTVAFLFAARQALVRRLATVVALGAILGALPVRLLVPGWPPPGWLVVACAVGQGDAVVLPAGPGRAVVVDAGPEPNAIDHCLRRLGIRQVAILIVSHYHADHIGGVAGVFRDREVGAVIGPDWPEPVGGRAAVEAAAAGSGIALRPAGPGWTWTIGDLRLEVLGPITPKRGTNSDPNNNSLIVRAVLGGRSVLLLGDAETEEQEDLAAAFGAGLRSDVLKVAHHGSALQSLVLLDAVDPAVALVSVGRDNDYGHPNPVLLARIARGGARVLRTDESGDVAAVVAGNGLAVVGRGDPPQ; from the coding sequence ATGCGCGGGGTGAGTCCTGAGCCGGGAAAGGTGCCTGACCTACGGCTGGCCGGGTTCACGGTGGGTCTCTGGCTCGCGGCTCTGGGCGCGCTCCACCTGCCGGCCGGCGGGGGACTGGCGGTCGGCGCCGCCGGGCTGACGATCGCGGCGTCACTGGTCCTGGCCCCGATGATCCGGGCCCGGCCGGACGGCTGGTGGGTGCGGGCCGGCCGGTGGATCGCGGTGGCGGTGGTGCTCGGGGCCGGCTGCGGGGCTCTCGCCACGGCGGCCCGGGTGTCGGTCCGGGAGGCTCCGGTGCTGGCCGGGCTGGTCCGGAGCGGGGCCACCGTACAAGCCGAAATGGTGGTGCGAGACGACCCGCGAGCCTTGGCGGCGACGGCCGGGCCGCCCACCTATCTCGTCGCCGTCGACCTAGAGACCGTCGTCGCGGAGGACGCCGCGCCGATCCGGCTGTCCGCGCGTGGGTTGGTGCTGGGATCGGACCCGGGATGGCGCGGACTACTTCCGGGCCAACGGGTCACCGCGACCGGGCGGCTCATGCCACCGAGGCCCGGTGACCTGCGGGCCGCGGTCCTCTCGGTGCGCAAGGCACCCGTCCTGACCGGCCGCCCGTCGTGGGCGCAGCGCGCGGCGGGTGTGCTGCGGGCCGGACTGCAGCGGGCCTGCGAGCCACTGCCGGACGACTCCGGCGGGTTGCTTCCGGGACTGGTGGTCGGTGACACCAGCCGGCTCGACCCGGGATTGGAGGAGGATTTCCGTACGACCGGGATGACGCACCTGACCGCGGTCTCCGGAACCAATGTCGCGATCGTCGTCGGTGTCGTCCTGTTCGTGGTGCGGCGGGCCGGTGCCGGGCCGGTGCTCTGCGCGATCCTGTGCGTGGTGGCGCTGGCCGGGTTCGTCATCCTGGCCCGGCCGTCACCCAGCGTGATCCGGGCTGCGGCGATGGGCGCGATCGGGCTGCTGGGGCTGGCCACCGGGCGGCCCCGGGCGGCGGTTCCCGCGCTGGCGGCGGGCGCCGCGGTGCTGCTGATCGCCGATCCGGAGCTGGCGTCCGATCCGGGTTTCGCGCTGTCGGTGCTCGCCACCGCCGGTCTGCTGCTGATCGCCCCGGTCTGGCGGGACGGGCTCCGGCGCCGGGGCTGCCCGGCCGGGATGGCGGAGGCGCTGGCGGTACCGGCCGCGGCCCAGATCGCCTGTAGCCCGGTGGTCGCGGCGATCTCCGGCACCGTCAGTCTCGTCGCGCTGCCGGCCAACCTGGTCGCGGTTCCGGCGATCGCCCCGGCCACGCTGTTCGGGGTGGCCGCGGCGGTGCTGTCCCCGGTGTGGCCGGCGGCCGCCGAATTCATCGCCTGGATCGGCCACTGGCCCACCGAGTGGCTGGTCCTGATCGCTCGTATCGGGGCCCGGGTGCCGGCCGGGGCGCTGCCGTGGCCGGACGGTGCCTTCGGTGGGTTACTGCTCGCACTGCTGACGGTGGCGTTCCTGTTCGCGGCGCGGCAGGCGCTAGTCCGGCGCCTGGCGACCGTGGTGGCCCTCGGCGCGATCCTCGGTGCGCTGCCGGTGCGACTGCTCGTCCCCGGCTGGCCGCCGCCCGGCTGGCTCGTGGTGGCCTGCGCCGTCGGGCAGGGCGACGCCGTGGTGCTGCCGGCCGGGCCCGGGCGGGCGGTCGTCGTCGACGCCGGGCCGGAACCGAACGCGATCGACCACTGCCTGCGCCGTCTCGGCATCCGGCAGGTAGCGATCCTGATCGTCAGCCACTACCACGCCGACCACATCGGTGGGGTGGCCGGCGTGTTCCGGGACCGCGAGGTGGGCGCGGTGATCGGCCCGGACTGGCCGGAACCCGTCGGCGGCCGGGCCGCCGTGGAAGCGGCCGCCGCCGGATCCGGGATCGCGCTGCGGCCGGCCGGCCCCGGATGGACCTGGACGATCGGTGACCTGCGACTGGAGGTCCTCGGGCCGATCACGCCGAAACGCGGGACCAATTCGGACCCCAACAACAATTCGCTGATCGTACGGGCGGTGCTCGGTGGCCGGTCGGTCCTGCTGCTCGGTGACGCCGAGACCGAGGAGCAGGAGGATCTGGCGGCCGCGTTCGGGGCGGGACTGCGATCGGACGTGCTGAAGGTCGCCCATCACGGGAGCGCCCTGCAATCGCTGGTGCTGCTGGACGCGGTCGATCCCGCGGTGGCGCTGGTGTCGGTCGGGCGGGACAACGATTACGGGCATCCGAACCCGGTACTGCTCGCACGGATTGCTCGGGGCGGCGCGCGAGTCCTGCGCACCGACGAGTCGGGTGACGTCGCGGCGGTGGTGGCCGGCAACGGTCTGGCCGTGGTGGGCCGAGGTGATCCACCACAGTGA
- a CDS encoding helix-hairpin-helix domain-containing protein, with amino-acid sequence MPVSGPAYPWDATGAVRAVTPGPVSPAPSSSVVSGGLPGFPGQWEDGEADSGGPGLSSAGAFENGRRQWLDAFDPGRPGVRALAAVAVVVVLVAAFLAWRSRPRLDDVVADPGGTVTAVIGASGAVQTPVPSVVEVVVAVGGKVRRPGLVRLSPGARVADALEAAGGAEPGVDVAMLNLARRVTDGELIMVGVTPPPGTTTGPAAGTGAPGTGGSLVNLNTATLTDLDGLPGVGPVLAQRILDARESQGGFKAVSDLRKVDGIGDSRYEQLKDLVTI; translated from the coding sequence ATGCCGGTGTCCGGGCCGGCCTATCCGTGGGATGCCACCGGGGCGGTCCGCGCTGTCACTCCCGGCCCGGTTTCTCCTGCGCCTTCCTCCTCGGTGGTCTCCGGGGGTCTTCCCGGCTTCCCCGGGCAGTGGGAGGACGGTGAGGCCGACTCCGGTGGGCCCGGATTGAGTTCGGCCGGAGCCTTCGAGAATGGGCGGCGGCAATGGCTGGACGCTTTCGATCCCGGTCGGCCCGGGGTGCGGGCGCTGGCCGCAGTGGCGGTGGTCGTCGTGCTGGTGGCGGCCTTTCTGGCATGGCGGTCACGGCCCCGGCTCGACGATGTGGTGGCCGATCCGGGCGGGACCGTCACGGCCGTCATCGGTGCGTCCGGCGCGGTTCAGACCCCGGTCCCCTCGGTCGTCGAGGTGGTGGTCGCGGTCGGTGGGAAAGTGCGCCGGCCCGGGCTGGTCCGTCTCAGCCCCGGAGCGCGGGTCGCGGACGCGCTGGAAGCGGCCGGCGGGGCGGAACCCGGCGTCGACGTGGCCATGCTCAACCTCGCCCGGCGGGTCACCGACGGCGAACTGATCATGGTGGGGGTCACCCCGCCGCCCGGCACGACGACCGGGCCGGCCGCGGGCACCGGCGCACCCGGCACCGGTGGCTCGCTGGTGAACCTCAACACCGCCACCCTCACGGATCTGGACGGCCTGCCCGGCGTGGGGCCGGTGCTCGCCCAGCGAATCCTCGACGCCCGGGAATCCCAGGGCGGATTCAAGGCGGTGAGCGATCTGCGGAAGGTGGACGGGATCGGGGATTCCCGCTACGAGCAGCTCAAAGACCTGGTGACGATCTGA
- a CDS encoding putative protein N(5)-glutamine methyltransferase has translation MISTEALATAVLRLCAAGCVFAEDEAEVLREAAVDDGALDLLVSRRATGEPLEQVVGWADFGGVRVRLSPGVFVPRVRSELLVNLAATEVGGVVVDLCCGSGALGLALRRRRPDIVLHAADLDPRAVACARANLDGNVYQGDLFRALPNTLRGRVDVLLANVPYVATRHLPFLPAEARDHEPRSALDGGDDGLAIFRRVAAEASRWLSPGGLLISEITEAQTTAAIDAVTGHGLTATVMTDDDLDARAILARYL, from the coding sequence GTGATCTCCACCGAGGCTCTGGCCACTGCCGTGCTCCGGCTCTGTGCCGCGGGCTGTGTATTCGCCGAGGACGAGGCGGAGGTCCTGCGGGAGGCCGCCGTCGACGACGGCGCGCTGGATCTGCTGGTGTCCCGGCGGGCCACCGGTGAACCCTTGGAGCAGGTGGTCGGCTGGGCGGACTTCGGCGGGGTACGCGTACGGCTGAGTCCCGGTGTCTTCGTCCCCCGGGTCCGCAGTGAGCTGCTGGTGAATCTCGCCGCCACCGAGGTGGGCGGGGTGGTCGTCGATCTGTGCTGCGGTTCGGGGGCGCTGGGCCTGGCTCTCCGCCGGCGCCGGCCGGACATCGTGCTGCACGCGGCCGATCTGGATCCGCGGGCGGTGGCCTGCGCCCGGGCGAACCTGGACGGGAACGTGTATCAGGGCGACCTGTTCCGGGCCCTACCGAACACGTTGCGGGGGCGGGTGGACGTACTGCTGGCGAACGTCCCTTACGTCGCGACCCGCCATCTCCCGTTCCTGCCCGCCGAGGCCCGCGACCACGAGCCGCGCTCGGCCCTGGACGGTGGCGACGACGGCCTGGCGATCTTCCGGCGGGTGGCTGCGGAGGCTTCCCGCTGGTTGTCCCCCGGTGGCCTGCTGATCTCCGAGATCACTGAGGCGCAGACGACGGCGGCGATCGACGCGGTCACCGGTCATGGATTGACGGCCACGGTCATGACCGACGATGATCTCGACGCCCGCGCGATCCTGGCGCGATATCTGTAA